A single Metarhizium brunneum chromosome 5, complete sequence DNA region contains:
- the SHB17 gene encoding Sedoheptulose-1,7-bisphosphatase → MSKSDTEPSAFQTWCQASPHASHQTLRQTLIPALLDAIAKVGQALRTAHHVSLAGTANAFGDDQLNVDVAAEAIIRAALAACPSVATASSEEDPVERRVHDDEQACYTVAFDPLDGSSIIAPNWSVGTIIGIWEGRSALSQRPSQKQVAAILGVYGPRTTAVVAIRTPGAEPACFEMGLSDAGAQGHDVVRPAVRLASPPFATRYFAPANLRAAADDDGYMRLVAHFIRSRYTLRYSGGLVPDVVHALVKGHGVYVSPVTARSGAKLRKLYELFPVALVVECAGGRAVDPVNGRDVLAEGVAECDLRGGLICGTAEDVEHAKRELGLS, encoded by the coding sequence ATGTCAAAAAGCGACACGGAACCTAGCGCCTTCCAAACTTGGTGCCAGGCCTCACCACACGCCTCTCACCAAACCCTGAGACAAACCCTCATCCCAGctctcctcgacgccatcgccaaggtCGGCCAGGCCCTCCGCACCGCCCACCACGTCTCGCtcgccggcaccgccaaCGCCTTCGGCGACGACCAGCtcaacgtcgacgtcgcagccgaggccatcatccgcgccgccctcgccgcgTGCCCGTCCGTCGCCACGGCCAGCAGCGAGGAGGACCCCGTCGAGCGCCGCgtccacgacgacgagcaagcATGCTACACGGTGGCCTTTGACCCGCTGGACGGCAGCTCCATCATCGCGCCCAACTGGAGCGTCGGGACCATCATCGGCATCTGGGAGGGCCGCTCGGCGCTCTCGCAGCGCCCGTCGCAGAAGCAAGTCGCCGCGATACTGGGCGTGTACGGGCCGCGCACCACGGCCGTCGTGGCGATACGCACGCCCGGCGCCGAGCCGGCGTGCTTCGAGATGGGACTCTCGGACGCCGGCGCGCAGGGCCACGACGTGGTGCGGCCCGCGGTGCGCctggcctcgccgccctttGCGACGCGGTACTTCGCGCCGGCCAACctgcgcgccgccgccgacgacgacggctacATGAGGCTGGTGGCGCACTTCATCCGGAGCAGGTACACCCTGCGGTACAGCGGCGGGCTGGTCCCGGACGTGGTGCACGCCCTGGTCAAGGGCCACGGCGTCTACGTGTCGCCCGTCACGGCGCGGAGCGGAGCGAAGCTGCGGAAGCTGTACGAGCTCTTCCCCGTTGCGCTGGTCGTCGAGTGCGCGGGGGGCAGGGCCGTCGATCCTGTGAACGGGCGCGACGTCCTCGCCGAGGGTGTGGCCGAGTGCGACCTGCGCGGCGGGCTGATCTGCGGCACGGCCGAGGATGTCGAGCACGCGAAGCGCGAGCTGGGGCTGTCTTGA
- the FUB8_2 gene encoding Non-canonical non-ribosomal peptide synthetase FUB8 codes for MAATNGTNGIDTKSKTHAPRLLTHVVDEIAASEPSRPFHFQPKTNKPEDGWVPVTFKEFANAINHVAYIIAETVKKDSTDEFPTLAYVGPNDVRYGILVLATIKAGCKALFVSPRNSIEGQLSLFERTNCNHVWYAESFHLTVRTWLCERKMKSWSVPPLKEWLQASPSSPFPYTKTFEEARRDPLVALHTSGSTGLPKPIVVKQGGFAMVDAFRGLPEYVGTQFQWKVIESSVSKVFVPMPMFHAAGLFFGMLGLGIYSGVPAALPLLDQPLTPDLTVKCLQCSGADAAFLPPSIVEELSLMPDGVEELKRMKLVAFGGGNLSKTAGDFLVEQRVTLTNTISSTELTPYAIYFQPNPKLWQYFIFNSEVMGADWRVRDAENGIYELLIRRKDPKEPLDQPLFYTFPDLTEWSTGDLFKAHPTLKDHWMYHGRADNIIVFSNGEKLNPVTIEDGLVGHAAVKGALVVGQDRFQPALILEPTTPPKTDEEAHAIIESVWPLVEALNKETVAHGRISKQLVALSDPDMPFPRAGKGTVQRQQAVRKYKDKIDEIYKKADAVDAENAQAIDLGSVDAVLHSVLELLTGRLGVKGVEPDTDFFSAGIDSLQVLSFSKLLRAGLAAAGAEVDNAVVAPRVIYANPTPEQLAKYIYSATSADGSDQDAQGDKEISILQDLVSKYTADLPARRGDKPKPLEDGQAVILTGSTGSLGAYMLDILCKSRNVKTVVCLNRGADGGKGRQPGVSAGRGLATDFSKVEFLGSDLSQPDLGLGAAKYNSLAAAADRIIHNAWPVNFNISVASFEPYVRGVRNLIDLSAAAAKQLPVVFLSSIATIGNWTAAEPVPERRLADPSLAQMGYGLSKLAGSLVLDAAAETSGVPCATIRVGQIAGPHGREGKWNPQEFLPSLVASSVFLGVLPRELGPQDVVDWMPVEDVAGLILDVAGVTQRRDVADISGYFHCVNPKTAAWADLAAAIKDFFGGRIRELVSMEEWLAALEASASDTSSIDRNPGVKLLDTYRGIAAAIKAGQADHVYLETARTVRHSKTAANLGPVTTDLMRNWCAQWNY; via the exons ATGGCTGCTACCAACGGCACCAACGGCATCGATACAAAGTCGAAAACACATGCCCCTCGCCTGTTAACCCATGTCGTGGATGAAATCGCTGCTTCTGAACCCTCTCGCCCATTCCACTTCCAGCCCAAGACGAACAAACCCGAAGATGGCTGGGTCCCAGTAACCTTCAAGGAATTCGCCAATGCCATCAACCATGTCGCGTACATCATCGCCGAGACTGTCAAGAAGGACAGCACCGACGAGTTCCCGACCCTTGCCTACGTCGGGCCCAACGACGTCCGCTACGGCATCCTAGTCCTGGCCACCATCAAGGCCGGCTGCAAGGCGCTCTTTGTCTCTCCCCGAAACAGCATCGAGGGCCAGCTATCGCTATTCGAGAGAACAAACTGCAACCACGTGTGGTACGCCGAGTCGTTCCATCTCACTGTACGAACCTGGCTCTGCGAGCGCAAGATGAAGTCATGGAGCGTTCCGCCCCTGAAAGAGTGGCTCCAAGCctctccgtcgtcgccgttcCCCTACACCAAGACCTTTGAAGAGGCCCGCCGGGACCCCTTGGTCGCTCTGCACACGAGCGGCTCTACCGGTCTCCCAAAGCCCATTGTCGTCAAGCAGGGCGGCTTTGCCATGGTAGACGCCTTCCGGGGTCTGCCCGAGTACGTGGGCACCCAGTTCCAATGGAAGGTCATCGAGTCCTCCGTAAGCAAAGTCTTTGTACCAATGCCAATGTTTCACGCGGCGGGACTTTTTTTCGGCATGCTGGGCCTGGGGATATACTCTGGGGTGCCGGCTGctctgccgctgctggaccAGCCGCTCACGCCAGACTTGACCGTCAAGTGTCTGCAGTGCTCCGGAGCCGACGCGGCCTTCTTGCCGCCCTCTATTGTCGAGGAGTTGAGCTTGATGCCCGACGGCGTGGAGGagttgaagaggatgaaACTTGTAGCGTTCGGTGGAG GAAATCTCTCCAAGACAGCCGGTGATTTTCTCGTAGAGCAACGCGTTACTCTaaccaacaccatctccTCGACCGA GCTCACTCCGTATGCCATCTACTTCCAGCCCAATCCCAAGCTGTGGCAGTACTTCATCTTCAACAGCGAGGTGATGGGCGCTGACTGGCGAGTGCGTGACGCTGAGAACGGCATCTACGAGCTCTTGATTCGTCGCAAGGATCCCAAGGAGCCGCTCGACCAGCCCTTGTTCTACACGTTCCCCGATCTCACGGAGTGGTCTACGGGAGACCTGTTCAAGGCCCATCCCACTCTCAAGGACCACTGGATGTACCACGGACGAGCGGACAACATCATCGTCTTTTCAAACGGCGAGAAGCTCAACCCCGTCACCATCgaagacggcctcgtcggACACGCCGCGGTCAAGGGCGCCCTGGTCGTCGGACAGGACAGGTTCCAGCCCGCGCTGATACTGGAGCCCACGACGCCCCCCAAGACTGACGAGGAAGCGCACGCCATTATCGAGTCGGTGTGGCCCTTGGTCGAGGCGCTGAACAAGGAGACGGTCGCCCACGGGCGCATATCCAAACAGCTGGTGGCGCTATCCGACCCGGACATGCCCTTCCCACGCGCTGGCAAGGGGACGGTGCAGAGACAGCAGGCGGTCCGCAagtacaaggacaagatcgACGAGATTTACAAAAAGGCCGACGCGGTCGACGCGGAAAATGCGCAAGCCATCGACCTGGGCAgtgtcgacgccgtcctgcACTCTGTGCTGGAGCTCCTCACCGGTCGACTGGGCGTCAAGGGCGTCGAACCGGACACCGACTTCTTCAGCGCGGGCATCGACTCCCTGCAGGTCCTCAGCTTCTCCAAGCTCCTGAGGGCCGGCCTCGCAGCCGCGGGCGCCGAGGTGGACAATGCCGTTGTCGCGCCGCGCGTCATATACGCCAACCCCACGCCGGAGCAGCTGGCAAAGTACATATACTCGGCCACGAGCGCGGATGGTTCCGATCAAGACGCGCAGGGCGACAAGGAAATCTCCATCCTGCAAGACCTGGTGTCCAAGTACACGGCCGACCTGCCGGCCCGCCGGGGCGACAAGCCAAAGCCCCTGGAGGACGGGCAGGCGGTCATCCTGACGGGCTCGACGGGATCCCTGGGCGCGTACATGCTCGACATTCTCTGCAAGTCGCGCAACGTCAAGACGGTCGTGTGCCTGAACCGCGGCGCAGACGGCGGCAAGGGTCGACAGCCCGGGGTCAGCGCAGGCAGAGGCCTGGCCACCGACTTCTCCAAGGTCGAGTTTCTCGGCTCGGACCTCTCGCAGCCGGATCTCGGGCTGGGCGCGGCGAAATACaacagcctcgccgccgcggccgacCGCATCATCCACAACGCCTGGCCGGTCAACTTCAACATCAGCGTGGCCTCGTTCGAGCCCTACGTCCGCGGCGTCCGAAACCTCATCGAcctgtcggcggcggcggcgaagcagCTCCCCGTCGTGTTCCTCTCCAGCATCGCCACGATTGGCAACTGGACGGCCGCGGAGCCGGTGCCGGAGCGGCGCCTCGCCGACCCGTCCCTGGCCCAGATGGGCTACGGGCTGTCCAAGCTCGCGGGCAGCCTggtcctcgacgccgcggccGAGACGTCGGGCGTGCCCTGCGCCACCATCCGCGTCGGGCAAATCGCCGGCCCCCACGGCCGCGAGGGCAAATGGAACCCGCAGGAGTTCCTGCCCAGCCTGGTCGCGAGCTCCGTCTTCCTGGGGGTCCTGCCGAGGGAGCTCGGCCCGCAGGACGTGGTGGACTGGATGCCCGTCGAGGAcgtcgccggcctcatcctcgacgtcgccggcgtcACGCAGCGCCGCGACGTGGCCGACATCAGTGGCTACTTCCACTGCGTGAACCCCAAGACGGCCGCGTGGGCGGAcctggccgccgccatcaaggactTCTTTGGCGGGCGCATCCGGGAGCTCGTCAGCATGGAGGagtggctggcggcgctggaggcGAGCGCCTCCGACACGTCGAGCATCGACAGGAACCCCGGCGTCAAGCTGCTGGACACGTATCGCGGGATTGCggcggccatcaaggccggACAGGCCGACCATGTGTATCTGGAGACGGCGCGGACGGTGAGGCACAGCAAGACGGCGGCCAACCTGGGCCCCGTCACGACGGATCTCATGCGCAACTGGTGCGCGCAGTGGAACTATTAG
- the PRR1 gene encoding Serine/threonine-protein kinase PRR1, protein MSSSGVFQVTDSLPCDESSDINYNGSGTQDTKSLTDPPASSTRPFVEFQSKTIAPSPPASHLAFHQHVDGRQEISSPLRISTGVSAPIPIQVSAGHRESRAANLGLSPPPAFDQKASPNNLRPISRTPSIKAAFANYSSSLGGSSGSFSSPVIAAMGDMTPLPSPLLSSDSPGPWKKLNAGSSPPQTRSKFPSIECAPQGSVDAVTNGQTVRTEASSASPTRRKQYGRLDESDNPPTTTQLAEPGQSPRVHHTRNRSVSEYVPEPSPSHRHLIAVSGPHISRNITPDNHESRMRREINFAESRGITSLASQPPTPPPSESSKESVDGRRSKDGDQEWFEARGRHDQKRRRWRSIGFLGQGTFSRVMLASSQILSTDYSQDQPIEASSPLVADKGKRKKLVAIKVCEHGPRGGASEERIEMSLKRELEIMQCIHHPSLVNLKAWSIEPTRAILVLSYCPGGDLFDMATIHRRLFTPALLRRVFSELVGAVKYLHEKKIVHRDIKLENVLVNLTPMELADSSVDWMKFPTSVITLADLGLSRRIADDEKLETRCGSDDYAAPEVIMGQPYDGRAIDAWSLGVLLYALLESRLPFDPHPGMSDAHRMRSRTSHRIARVEWRWVEYSGEDGEHEANITMFKERGLLGAMEITEGLLKRARSRWTMDHVASQPWVHDAIQVEGGIKFRDEDEGQEV, encoded by the exons ATGAGTAGCTCCGGGGTATTTCAAGTTACTGATTCTTTACCATGCGATGAATCCAGCGACATCAACTACAATGGCTCCGGAACCCAAGACACAAAATCCTTGACAGACCCGCCTGCTTCCTCGACAAGGCCTTTTGTCGAGTTCCAATCGAAAACCATCGCCCCATCGCCACCTGCCTCACATTTAGCCTTCCACCAGCACGTGGATGGCAGACAAGAGATAAGCTCGCCTCTTCGCATCTCCACTGGTGTTTCTGCCCCGATTCCTATACAAGTTTCTGCGGGACATCGCGAATCTCGCGCTGCCAATCTCGGCctgtcaccaccaccagcattCGATCAGAAGGCTTCTCCAAATAATCTTCGTCCTATCTCTCGAACTCCCAGTATTAAGGCTGCGTTTGCCAACTATTCCAGCTCTCTGGGGGGATCCAGCGGAAGCTTTTCCAGCCCCGTTATCGCGGCAATGGGAGACATGACCCCACTGCCCAGCCCATTACTCTCCAGTGATTCTCCTGGGCCCTGGAAGAAACTTAACGCTGGCTCCTCACCTCCTCAGACCAGAAGCAAATTTCCCAGTATTGAATGCGCGCCCCAAGGCAGTGTCGATGCGGTAACCAACGGCCAGACTGTGCGGACTGAGGCTTCCTCAGCTAGTCCAACCAGGCGCAAGCAATACGGCAGATTGGACGAATCCGACAACCCTCCGACTACAACGCAATTGGCTGAGCCTGGCCAATCACCACGTGTTCACCATACAAGGAACCGGAGCGTCAGTGAATATGTCCCGgaaccatcaccatcacacCGACACCTGATCGCTGTGTCCGGACCTCATATCAGTCGTAATATAACACCAGATAATCATGAGTCACGAATGAGGAGAGAAATCAACTTTGCCGAATCACGAGGAATTACTTCCCTAGCTAGTCAGCCGCCAACTCCGCCACCCAGTGAATCTTCGAAAGAGTCTGTCGATGGCAGGAGATCCAAGGACGGTGATCAGGAGTGGTTTGAAGCCCGGGGCAGGCATGACCAAAAACGACGTCGTTGGAGGTCAATTGGgttccttggccaaggaacCTTTAGCCGAGTGATGCTCGCAAGCAGTCAAATTCTGTCGACAGATTATTCACAGGATCAGCCTATCGAAGCTTCCTCTCCTCTTGTGGCAGATAAAGGGAAGCGAAAGAAGCTTGTCGCCATCAAAGTCTGCGAGCATGGCCCTCGGGGTGGCGCAAGTGAAGAGCGTATTGAGATGAGTCTCAAAAGAGAACTGGAGATAATGCAATGCATACACCATCCGTCTTTGGTTAACCTTAAAGCATGGAGCATTGAGCCAACCAGAGCTATTCTGGTTCTCAGTTACTGTCCCGGTGGAGATTTGTTCGATATGGCAACCATTCACAGAAGGCTTTTCACGCCAGCTCTTTTGCGCAGAGTGTTTTCTGAGCTAGTGGGCGCAGTCAAGTACCTCCATGAGAAAAAGATTGTCCATCGAGACATTAAACTAGAAA ATGTCTTGGTCAACCTGACCCCAATGGAACTGGCGGATTCTTCTGTCGACTGGATGAAATTTCCCACATCTGTAATAACGCTTGCGGACTTGGGGTTATCTCGTCGAATTgcagacgacgagaagcTAGAAACCCGATGCGGCTCAGACGACTATGCCGCACCTGAAGTCATCATGGGCCAACCGTATGATGGTCGTGCAATTGATGCATGGTCCCTTGGGGTTCTTCTTTATGCCCTCTTGGAGTCTCGCCTCCCTTTTGATCCGCACCCTGGCATGAGTGATGCACATCGCATGCGTAGCAGGACAAGCCATCGCATCGCCAGAGTAGAATGGCGCTGGGTCGAATATTCGGGGGAGGATGGCGAGCATGAGGCCAATATAACCATGTTCAAAGAGAGGGGTCTTCTTGGTGCCATGGAAATCACTGAAGGACTGCTGAAGCGTGCTCGCAGCCGTTGGACCATGGATCATGTGGCAAGCCAACCGTGGGTTCATGATGCCATCCAAGTCGAGGGTGGCATAAAATTCAGagacgaagatgaaggacAGGAAGTCTAG